A single genomic interval of Alistipes provencensis harbors:
- the yidC gene encoding membrane protein insertase YidC yields MDKKSIIGIAVVAVLFLGFAYFNSKQQKEYLEKKEAYEAYMDSVARATRPAAVPAADSTAVGEAPSGATAEELAAAVRERQVETLGESLTTAREAEAEEFTVENDVMSVRFSTQGGQIKGVTLKDYTKYAPRGERNQPIELMDPATSRFGLSFYVKNGLRNIPVNTLDYVFTAEPETTTADGAKCIVMRLPVAEESYLEYRYTIYNTESPERDYLVNFDVRLVNMAREMANQTQIQIDWANTTYQNEKGFQNENMYTTLAYRFPGESSIEELGMSDGAKSKNITTQVSWVAFKQQFFSSVFIAPENVSYANLSFDTAAPESSLLKTFTAQMGVPYTAQTEGYDFAFYFGPNKYSILKKVDDPKGAEIHLERLVPLGWGIFGWVNRWCVIPVFDFLRNYIASFGIIILILVLLVKLVISPLTYKSYVSMAKMRLIKPQVDELNKKFPKREDAAKKQQAMMELYKKAGINPMGGCIPMLIQMPILIAMFRFFPASIELREQPFLWADDLSSFDSVLNLPFSIPFYGDHVSLFALLMAVSLFGYSYFSYQQTASSQPQMAGMKFMMVYMMPIMMLFWFNSYSSGLCYYYLLSNLFTIGQTLVIRRMVDDQKIHAIMQANAAKKSKGKKSKFQQRYEELMRQQEAQQRAKKK; encoded by the coding sequence ATGGATAAGAAATCAATTATCGGCATTGCCGTCGTGGCGGTCCTCTTTCTGGGATTCGCCTATTTCAACAGCAAGCAGCAAAAGGAATATCTCGAAAAGAAAGAGGCGTACGAAGCCTATATGGACTCGGTGGCCCGCGCGACGCGGCCCGCGGCAGTTCCCGCAGCCGATTCGACGGCGGTAGGCGAAGCGCCCTCCGGGGCGACGGCCGAGGAGCTTGCGGCAGCGGTGCGCGAACGTCAGGTGGAGACGCTGGGCGAGTCGCTGACGACGGCCCGCGAGGCGGAAGCCGAGGAGTTCACCGTCGAGAACGACGTGATGTCGGTGCGTTTCTCGACCCAAGGCGGCCAGATCAAGGGCGTCACGCTGAAAGACTACACCAAGTACGCCCCGCGCGGCGAGCGCAACCAGCCGATCGAGCTGATGGACCCGGCGACGTCCCGTTTCGGTTTGTCGTTCTATGTGAAGAACGGGCTGAGGAACATCCCCGTAAACACGCTGGACTATGTCTTCACGGCCGAGCCGGAGACGACGACGGCCGACGGTGCGAAGTGCATCGTGATGCGGCTGCCGGTCGCCGAGGAGTCGTATCTGGAATATCGCTACACCATCTATAACACGGAGTCGCCCGAGCGCGACTACCTCGTGAATTTCGATGTGCGGCTGGTGAACATGGCCCGCGAGATGGCCAACCAGACCCAGATTCAGATCGACTGGGCAAACACCACCTACCAGAACGAGAAGGGATTTCAGAACGAGAACATGTACACCACGCTGGCTTACCGCTTCCCGGGCGAATCGTCGATCGAGGAGCTGGGCATGAGCGACGGCGCCAAGTCGAAGAACATCACGACGCAGGTGTCGTGGGTGGCCTTCAAGCAGCAGTTCTTCTCGTCGGTGTTCATCGCTCCGGAGAACGTCTCCTATGCCAACCTGTCGTTCGACACGGCGGCTCCCGAGTCGTCGCTGCTCAAGACCTTCACGGCGCAGATGGGCGTGCCCTATACGGCGCAGACCGAAGGGTATGATTTCGCCTTCTATTTCGGTCCCAACAAGTATTCGATTCTCAAGAAAGTCGACGATCCGAAGGGCGCCGAGATTCACCTCGAGCGTCTGGTGCCGCTGGGCTGGGGCATCTTCGGGTGGGTCAACCGCTGGTGCGTGATCCCGGTCTTCGATTTCCTGCGCAACTACATCGCCAGCTTCGGTATCATCATCCTGATCTTGGTGCTGCTCGTGAAGCTGGTGATTTCGCCGCTCACCTACAAGAGCTACGTCTCGATGGCCAAGATGCGCCTGATAAAGCCGCAGGTCGACGAGCTGAACAAGAAATTCCCCAAGCGCGAGGACGCCGCCAAGAAGCAGCAGGCGATGATGGAACTCTATAAAAAGGCGGGCATCAATCCCATGGGCGGCTGTATTCCGATGCTGATCCAGATGCCGATCCTGATCGCCATGTTCCGCTTCTTCCCCGCCTCGATCGAGCTGCGCGAGCAGCCGTTCCTGTGGGCCGACGACCTTTCGTCGTTCGACAGCGTGCTGAACCTGCCGTTCTCGATTCCGTTCTATGGCGATCATGTGTCGCTGTTCGCCCTGCTGATGGCCGTGTCGCTGTTCGGATACTCCTATTTCAGCTACCAGCAGACCGCTTCGTCGCAGCCCCAGATGGCCGGCATGAAGTTCATGATGGTCTACATGATGCCGATCATGATGCTCTTCTGGTTCAACAGCTATTCGAGCGGTCTGTGCTACTACTACCTGCTTTCGAACCTCTTCACCATCGGGCAGACGCTCGTCATCCGCCGCATGGTCGACGACCAGAAGATACACGCCATCATGCAGGCCAATGCCGCGAAGAAGTCGAAGGGTAAGAAATCGAAATTCCAGCAGCGTTACGAGGAGCTGATGCGTCAG
- a CDS encoding CTP synthase: MKLSKPKYIFVTGGVASSLGKGIISASIARLLQARGYSVTIQKLDPYINVDPGTLNPYEHGECYVTEDGAETDLDLGHYERFTNQPTSKANNVTTGRIYKSVIEKERKGEYLGKTVQVIPHITDEIKRRIQLLAQTKKYDVIITEIGGTVGDIESQPFIESVRQLRYSLGYKNTALVHLTLIPYMAASGEMKTKPTQHSVKALLENGLQPDILVLRAEHTLTTALKRKVALFCNVDANAVMESIDVPTIYEVPIKMHEQHLDEVVLDKLNLPADKEPDMAAWSAFVGKIKHPSKKIEIALVGKYTELPDAYKSICESFIHAGAVNDCKVKLRYINSEKVTRDTAASLLGKMSGILVAPGFGNRGIEGKIEAVRFARENGIPFLGICLGMQCAVIEFARNVLGLSDANSSEMEQATAHPVIDLMEEQKGVTAKGGTMRLGAYPCTLKKGSKAAAAYGKLNISERHRHRYEFNNDYLEQFEAAGMKAVGVNPDTNLVEAVEIENHPWFVGVQYHPEYKSTVLSPSPLFVAFVKAALEYAAKK; this comes from the coding sequence ATGAAACTTTCCAAACCCAAGTACATATTCGTAACGGGCGGTGTTGCGTCGTCGCTCGGAAAGGGTATTATTTCGGCCTCGATCGCACGGCTGCTCCAAGCCCGCGGTTATTCGGTGACCATTCAGAAGCTCGACCCCTACATCAACGTCGATCCCGGAACGCTCAACCCCTATGAGCACGGCGAGTGTTATGTCACCGAGGACGGCGCCGAGACCGACCTCGATCTGGGACACTACGAACGCTTCACGAACCAGCCCACGTCGAAGGCCAACAACGTCACGACGGGCCGCATCTACAAGAGCGTCATCGAGAAGGAGCGCAAGGGCGAGTACCTGGGCAAGACCGTGCAGGTCATCCCCCACATCACCGACGAGATCAAGCGCCGCATCCAGTTGCTGGCGCAGACCAAGAAATACGACGTCATCATCACCGAGATCGGCGGTACGGTCGGCGACATCGAGTCGCAGCCGTTCATCGAGTCGGTGCGCCAGTTGCGCTACTCGCTGGGGTACAAGAACACGGCGCTGGTACACCTGACGCTGATCCCCTACATGGCCGCTTCGGGCGAGATGAAGACCAAACCCACGCAGCACTCGGTGAAGGCGCTGCTGGAGAACGGTCTCCAGCCCGATATCCTCGTGCTGCGCGCCGAGCATACGCTGACCACGGCGCTCAAACGCAAGGTGGCGTTGTTCTGCAACGTCGACGCCAACGCCGTGATGGAGTCGATCGACGTGCCGACGATCTACGAGGTGCCGATCAAGATGCACGAGCAGCATCTGGACGAGGTGGTGCTGGACAAGCTCAACCTCCCGGCCGACAAGGAGCCCGACATGGCCGCATGGAGCGCTTTCGTCGGCAAGATCAAGCATCCGTCGAAGAAGATCGAGATCGCGCTGGTGGGCAAGTACACCGAGCTGCCCGACGCCTACAAGTCGATCTGCGAGTCGTTCATCCACGCCGGAGCCGTCAACGACTGCAAGGTGAAGCTCCGCTATATCAATTCGGAGAAGGTCACCCGCGATACGGCCGCTTCGCTGCTGGGCAAGATGTCGGGTATTCTGGTGGCTCCGGGATTCGGCAACCGCGGCATCGAAGGCAAGATCGAGGCTGTGCGCTTCGCCCGTGAGAACGGCATTCCGTTCCTTGGCATCTGTTTGGGTATGCAGTGCGCCGTGATCGAGTTCGCCCGCAACGTACTGGGGCTGTCCGACGCCAATTCGAGCGAAATGGAGCAGGCGACGGCCCATCCGGTGATCGACCTGATGGAGGAGCAGAAGGGCGTGACGGCCAAGGGCGGCACGATGCGTCTGGGCGCCTATCCCTGCACGTTGAAGAAGGGTTCGAAGGCGGCTGCGGCTTACGGCAAGCTCAATATTTCGGAGCGCCACCGCCACCGCTACGAGTTCAACAACGACTATCTGGAGCAGTTCGAGGCCGCCGGCATGAAGGCCGTGGGCGTCAATCCCGATACCAATCTGGTGGAGGCCGTCGAGATCGAGAACCATCCGTGGTTCGTCGGCGTGCAGTACCATCCCGAATACAAGAGCACCGTGCTGAGCCCCTCGCCGCTGTTCGTGGCCTTCGTGAAGGCCGCGCTGGAATATGCGGCAAAGAAGTAA
- a CDS encoding DUF349 domain-containing protein, with product MATEKPTLPAPEEYVSPAAEDVQANPAVTAEVPETQNPVAEASAEAEAVPAAEVVGTPAETAPAEEKAPAEEAVPVEEAPAEEAPAEEAVPVEEAPVEEEAPAEKAAPVEEVPAEETAPRAKRARIQPAAEPVAEAVEEEAAPGDAQVDFADEEAALAAQNAGLDIEGETPEEAAADQLAEETPDAADKFAGKGKEELVALFARMLEEQPVQSIRRDVEALKIAFYRIRRAEVEAARRRFVEEGGAEEDFAPSVDGAEVQLKEQFKIYRQRRDAFIANLEAEKEANLKVKQTIIEELKELVNSDETLNHTFNKFRELQQRWRDTGVVPQQYIKDLWETYNLHVENFYSFIKINKELRDLDLKKNYEQKIALCEQAEALILEPSVVEAFHKLQKLHDEWRETGPVANEYKEMLWERFKAASSRINKQHQEHFETLKGEQVRNLELKTELCAATEELSAQPLTTRKEWNKASDRLLEIQKTWKTIGFAPKKDNNRIYERFRTACDRFFEAKRQFYAGMKTEMEHNLQQKTEICEAAESLMNSEEWKKTTDELIALQARWKQIGAVSRRHSDAIWKRFRAACDKFFERKASHFASVDGEHEENLQKKLALLAEMAEADVKAGGYEVIREFQRRWGEIGFVPIKQKDSIQKKYKAAVDELFNTLRGSERDRSMGRFREKVSSLKASGDRRLRTERERLYNKVRQLEQEIALLENNIGFFAKSKNAEALVADVRAKIDRAREEMAAAVEKVKLIDRQEQEEQNNENK from the coding sequence ATGGCTACTGAAAAACCGACACTTCCTGCTCCCGAGGAGTATGTCAGCCCTGCGGCTGAAGATGTGCAAGCGAATCCTGCCGTGACTGCCGAAGTCCCCGAAACCCAAAATCCCGTCGCCGAGGCGTCTGCCGAAGCGGAGGCTGTTCCCGCCGCGGAAGTCGTCGGGACGCCCGCCGAGACTGCCCCTGCCGAGGAGAAAGCTCCTGCGGAAGAGGCTGTTCCCGTCGAGGAGGCCCCTGCCGAGGAGGCTCCTGCGGAAGAGGCTGTTCCCGTTGAGGAGGCCCCTGTCGAGGAGGAAGCTCCTGCGGAAAAGGCCGCTCCCGTCGAGGAGGTCCCTGCCGAAGAGACCGCTCCGCGGGCCAAGCGCGCCCGCATCCAGCCGGCGGCCGAACCTGTGGCCGAAGCGGTCGAGGAAGAGGCTGCTCCGGGTGACGCACAAGTGGATTTCGCCGATGAGGAGGCTGCGCTCGCCGCGCAGAACGCCGGGCTGGATATCGAGGGCGAGACGCCCGAGGAGGCCGCGGCCGACCAGCTTGCGGAGGAGACGCCCGACGCCGCGGACAAGTTCGCCGGCAAAGGTAAGGAGGAGTTGGTGGCGCTGTTCGCCCGGATGCTCGAAGAGCAGCCCGTGCAGTCGATCCGCCGGGATGTCGAGGCGCTGAAGATCGCCTTCTACCGCATCCGCCGCGCCGAGGTCGAGGCCGCACGCCGCCGCTTCGTCGAGGAGGGCGGCGCCGAAGAGGATTTCGCCCCGTCGGTGGACGGTGCCGAGGTCCAGCTCAAGGAGCAGTTCAAGATATACCGCCAGCGCCGCGACGCCTTCATCGCCAACCTCGAGGCCGAGAAAGAGGCCAATCTCAAGGTCAAGCAGACGATCATCGAGGAGCTGAAGGAACTGGTCAACTCGGACGAGACGCTCAACCATACGTTCAACAAGTTCCGCGAACTCCAGCAGCGCTGGCGGGATACGGGCGTCGTCCCCCAGCAGTACATCAAGGACCTGTGGGAGACCTATAACCTCCATGTCGAGAATTTCTACAGCTTCATCAAGATCAACAAGGAGCTGCGCGACCTCGACCTGAAGAAGAATTACGAGCAGAAGATCGCCCTCTGCGAGCAGGCCGAGGCGCTGATCCTCGAGCCGTCGGTGGTCGAGGCGTTCCACAAGCTGCAGAAGCTCCACGACGAGTGGCGCGAGACGGGCCCCGTGGCCAACGAATATAAGGAGATGCTTTGGGAGCGTTTCAAGGCCGCATCGAGCCGCATCAACAAACAGCATCAGGAGCATTTCGAGACGTTGAAGGGCGAGCAGGTCCGAAACCTCGAACTCAAGACCGAGCTTTGCGCCGCGACCGAGGAGCTTTCGGCGCAGCCGCTGACCACCCGCAAGGAGTGGAACAAGGCGAGCGACCGTCTGCTGGAGATTCAGAAGACTTGGAAGACCATCGGCTTCGCGCCCAAGAAGGATAACAACCGCATCTACGAGCGTTTCCGCACGGCGTGCGACCGCTTCTTCGAGGCCAAGCGGCAGTTCTACGCCGGGATGAAAACCGAGATGGAGCACAACCTCCAGCAGAAGACCGAGATATGCGAGGCCGCCGAGTCGCTGATGAACAGCGAGGAGTGGAAGAAGACCACCGACGAACTGATCGCCCTGCAGGCCCGCTGGAAGCAGATCGGGGCCGTGTCGCGGCGTCATTCGGATGCCATCTGGAAGCGTTTCCGCGCCGCCTGCGACAAGTTCTTCGAGCGCAAGGCGTCGCACTTCGCAAGCGTCGACGGCGAGCACGAGGAGAATTTGCAGAAGAAACTCGCCCTGCTGGCCGAAATGGCCGAGGCCGACGTGAAGGCCGGCGGTTACGAGGTAATCCGCGAGTTCCAGCGCCGCTGGGGCGAGATCGGATTCGTGCCCATCAAGCAGAAGGACTCCATCCAGAAGAAATACAAGGCCGCCGTCGACGAGCTGTTCAACACGCTGCGCGGTTCGGAGCGCGACCGTTCGATGGGACGCTTCCGCGAGAAGGTGTCGTCGCTCAAGGCGTCGGGCGACCGTCGCTTGCGCACGGAGCGCGAGCGTCTCTACAACAAGGTGCGCCAGTTGGAGCAGGAGATCGCGCTGCTGGAGAACAACATCGGGTTCTTCGCCAAGTCGAAGAACGCCGAAGCGCTGGTGGCCGACGTGCGTGCGAAGATCGACCGGGCCCGCGAGGAGATGGCCGCGGCCGTCGAGAAGGTGAAGCTGATCGACAGACAGGAGCAGGAAGAACAGAACAACGAAAATAAATAG